A portion of the Leptospira licerasiae serovar Varillal str. VAR 010 genome contains these proteins:
- a CDS encoding succinate dehydrogenase/fumarate reductase iron-sulfur subunit — translation MDLKLKVWRQKNAKEKGKIVNYDAKGVSPDMSFLEMLDVVNEDLIVKGEDPIAFEHDCREGICGSCNIMINGEAHGPLPGVTTCQLHMRSFKDGDTIFLEPWRAKAFPVVKDLVVDRSGFDRIIQAGGFVSINTGGAPDANALPIPKKDADVAMDAATCIGCGACVASCKNASAMLFVSAKISHLALLPQGQVEKKERVKNMVNAMDKEGFGNCTNQYECEAACPKDIKRDFIRVLNKEFILS, via the coding sequence ATGGACCTCAAACTAAAAGTCTGGAGACAAAAAAACGCGAAAGAGAAAGGCAAGATCGTAAATTACGATGCCAAAGGGGTTTCTCCCGATATGTCTTTCTTAGAAATGTTGGATGTAGTCAACGAGGACCTGATCGTAAAAGGAGAAGATCCGATTGCGTTCGAGCATGATTGTAGAGAAGGTATTTGCGGTTCTTGTAATATTATGATCAATGGAGAGGCTCATGGGCCGCTTCCTGGTGTGACTACTTGCCAACTTCATATGAGAAGTTTTAAAGATGGGGACACGATCTTTCTCGAGCCATGGAGAGCAAAAGCATTCCCGGTCGTAAAAGACTTGGTAGTGGATCGAAGCGGTTTTGACAGGATCATCCAAGCAGGTGGATTCGTTAGCATCAATACTGGAGGAGCTCCTGACGCAAACGCATTACCTATCCCTAAAAAAGATGCGGACGTTGCGATGGACGCAGCGACCTGTATCGGATGTGGTGCCTGTGTAGCTTCTTGCAAAAACGCTTCCGCTATGTTATTCGTTTCCGCAAAAATTTCCCACCTTGCACTGCTTCCTCAGGGCCAAGTTGAGAAAAAAGAACGCGTAAAAAACATGGTGAACGCAATGGACAAAGAAGGTTTCGGAAATTGTACAAATCAATACGAATGCGAGGCCGCCTGTCCTAAAGATATCAAACGGGATTTCATCCGAGTTCTTAATAAAGAGTTTATTCTTTCATAA